The sequence below is a genomic window from Aureispira sp. CCB-E.
GGATTCGGATAAATAGAAAAAGCAGCATTAGCATCTATAATTTTAGTAATAGAGTTGGGAGTTGTATATTCTTCGCAAATTGTTCGATCTGGCATGTTACTCAAAATAGAATCTGCTTTTTGATAATTTAGTCGTCCTCCAGATACCAATTTTAAGCTATCGTTGCTTTGCAACACATCTACCCCGTTTAGCAAGGCATATTTAACGGCAAAATAAGTAGCATCAGGATATTTGTCGAACAATAAAGCAGCAGCCCTAGAGACTTGTGCCGTTGCAAAAGAAGTTCCAGAAACACTAACATACCCATTCACACTTCCTGCTTGGGTCGTGTTGTCGGTTGCTTGGGCAGCCAAATCAATAAATGTATTATCATAATTAGAATAAGAAGCTAAGGTGTTGCTATTAGCATAGTTAACAGCGGCAACAGATAAGATATTATCAGTATGAATGGTATCTAATGGGTCATGAATAGAGTTGGAAGGCCAGTGCATTAATGAATCGGCTCCACTTACTTGAGTATTATCATTTCCAGCCGACGTAACGACTAAGATATCACAATCATTACCAACATAGTCAATCGTATATTCTAAAATATTAGAAGGCTCTCCATAATAGCCCCAGCTGTTATTAATGACTTTAACGCGAGCCGTTTCTCCATTAGAGGTTGTTCGTTCGTAATCCGCAGCATAATACATAGCACAAGCGGCATGAAAAACCGTTCCTTCGCCATTTTTGTCAGTATATTTTAGTGGTAAAATACCTATGCTACCTGCAATGCTACCTGTATCGGGTAGTTGATTTTGTTGACTTAACCCTGTGACAACTCCTGCAATGGCGGTACCATGACCATGATCATCACTAGCATTATTGGTAGAATCTAAGAAATTGTACCCCCAGACCGCATCTTGCATACAACTACTATTTTGAGAAGCGCCTTCTGACACATAAGGTACCAAACTACTATATTCATAATCTAATCCAGAATCAATAATAGCAACCAATGTTTTGGAAGTTGTATTTCCTGAACCACTAGGTAAGTCTACCGTATCGGGCAAGGGACCACTGTTAGCTGCCATTAACGAATAGTTGGGTTCTGCGCTCAACAACTCAGGTTTGCCACTTGCCGCAGAAGCAGAACGTTTGGTGCCTTTTCCGTTTGCCTCGGTCATTGTAGAGGCAGTATCTGATATTTCCCAGAGTTCCAAATTACCACAAACACAAGAAGCAACAGGCTTAGCACCAATAGAATTTCTGCTTTCTTCTTTGATAGAATCTTGCTGCTCAGGACTGTATTGCGCTAAGGTGTCAGGGTGAAATTGTACCACCATTGTTTGACATTGAATTGGTCTCCCCGTAGAATCTGTACAAGGACCTACCTCTATCTTTTTCTTTTTCATACAAAGGTTTAACAAAGGGAAGGAGTCGTTGCTAACGCAAGCTGTAAATAAGCGGTTGTGGTGTACGGTATCGGTGTTATCCAAATTATAAATAGCTAGTTTGTGGCTGTGGGTAGAATCGTTGAGCAAGCCTAAAGCACCTGCATAAGAATTATGTGCCCCCAAACCTGCGGTGAACGTACCATTGGGGTTGACCGTACCAATATGTAGAGGAATGCCTATGGCTGGGTTGATTCGTTCCCAAGTGTATTTATTTCTAAGAACGTGTACCTTTGCTTGTTCGGACTCTATCACATTGCGTCCTGCTTCTATAATAACACTATCACCTTGATTTCTCCTTTTTACCCCACCAATACCGATGGAATCTTGGTTAGAATATCTAAAGTTGATAGGTGCTGTACCTGATTGAGGAGCATAATGATCTTGCGAGGCAATGGTTGTTTGTTTGAACCTAAAGAAACGCTTCAAACGAAACAAATCTTTAAAGTCGAATCTGTTTTGAGCAACATCAATGTCAATAAAGTTGCGAAAACGGTTCGGGTAGTTTAATATTTGTGTAATATGCCCTCTAATAAGCTTGGGTTTTATTTCTGAGAAATTGTTGTCTCGTACACGAAAAACTTCTAGTGGAATATTATAACCTCCATTGGCACTATAATTCTCAATTTGACTCAAGAAAAACCAATCTAGGTTGAGTGATTTTTGCAAATCATTGCTGCTTAAATCCAAAAAACGCAGCTCGGGAAGCCCTTGATAAGCGTATATTCCCATGAATGCTCCAGTAGAAAAGCTGTCTCTTGGCAACGGAAGGGTGCCTATAAGATTGTTATTTGCCAAATTAAGATGCTTGAGTGTCGGAATTTCCTCAAAAAGGGAGAGCGGCAAGGTTCCTGATAGTTTGTTGTGAGATAAGTTGATTACCTCTAAGTTGTTTGGAAAACTTGTTGTGGTCAAGGCAAAAGGGTTAACCGTATTGGTATCCATTGCTGCGATGGCATGAAGCTCGTTTAGGTTATTGACAAACTCTAAGCAGTTGGAGATGTCTTGAAAGTTTTGGATACTGTTGTTGTTCATATTCAAAATCGTGAGGTTTCCAACAGTGTTTGACGTGATGTTTATGGCTGTGAAATCGTTGTCACCTACATAAAAATACTGTAAGCCTTCCCATATACTATTGGTGATCGTAAACAGTTCAAGGGTGCCTGTAAAATTGTTATTCTCTAAATGTAATTTATTTAAAGTAAAAGAAGTTGGCAACGAAAATGTGCTCAATGCTGCACTACCTGATCCCATTGTACCAGACATATAAACTCGAGAAAGGCTACCAAAAAAGCTAAATAAATAAGTAAATGTATTGGTATTGCTGTGGGAGAAGTTATTGTTGTTTAGTGCTAAATACTTCAACTGGTGTGCTGAAAATGGAATTTGTGCTTTTAAGTATCCTTGAATTCCTGTTAAACTATT
It includes:
- a CDS encoding S8 family serine peptidase, translated to MMSITKKTRSYLLNSLLVVVLLALGRTISLAQVCHPDDRAALIRLRDATNGGGGVGSWNIASNLPNGITSRWIGSNVYEWHGIDTMHDASFPTYYRIRTINLDGNNFVGANPNYLENDLPDSLFVGDGLQKVDSLILSNNSLTGIQGYLKAQIPFSAHQLKYLALNNNNFSHSNTNTFTYLFSFFGSLSRVYMSGTMGSGSAALSTFSLPTSFTLNKLHLENNNFTGTLELFTITNSIWEGLQYFYVGDNDFTAINITSNTVGNLTILNMNNNSIQNFQDISNCLEFVNNLNELHAIAAMDTNTVNPFALTTTSFPNNLEVINLSHNKLSGTLPLSLFEEIPTLKHLNLANNNLIGTLPLPRDSFSTGAFMGIYAYQGLPELRFLDLSSNDLQKSLNLDWFFLSQIENYSANGGYNIPLEVFRVRDNNFSEIKPKLIRGHITQILNYPNRFRNFIDIDVAQNRFDFKDLFRLKRFFRFKQTTIASQDHYAPQSGTAPINFRYSNQDSIGIGGVKRRNQGDSVIIEAGRNVIESEQAKVHVLRNKYTWERINPAIGIPLHIGTVNPNGTFTAGLGAHNSYAGALGLLNDSTHSHKLAIYNLDNTDTVHHNRLFTACVSNDSFPLLNLCMKKKKIEVGPCTDSTGRPIQCQTMVVQFHPDTLAQYSPEQQDSIKEESRNSIGAKPVASCVCGNLELWEISDTASTMTEANGKGTKRSASAASGKPELLSAEPNYSLMAANSGPLPDTVDLPSGSGNTTSKTLVAIIDSGLDYEYSSLVPYVSEGASQNSSCMQDAVWGYNFLDSTNNASDDHGHGTAIAGVVTGLSQQNQLPDTGSIAGSIGILPLKYTDKNGEGTVFHAACAMYYAADYERTTSNGETARVKVINNSWGYYGEPSNILEYTIDYVGNDCDILVVTSAGNDNTQVSGADSLMHWPSNSIHDPLDTIHTDNILSVAAVNYANSNTLASYSNYDNTFIDLAAQATDNTTQAGSVNGYVSVSGTSFATAQVSRAAALLFDKYPDATYFAVKYALLNGVDVLQSNDSLKLVSGGRLNYQKADSILSNMPDRTICEEYTTPNSITKIIDANAAFSIYPNPTNHTLTVEFDQFIDATTIEIRLFNAHGQTITTKTIVGGSYSTQLPMQTLAAGIYFIQLHVDGKQFSQKVIKE